One Cygnus atratus isolate AKBS03 ecotype Queensland, Australia chromosome 6, CAtr_DNAZoo_HiC_assembly, whole genome shotgun sequence DNA segment encodes these proteins:
- the TNFAIP6 gene encoding tumor necrosis factor-inducible gene 6 protein isoform X2 — protein MIALIFFSALLWDKAQAWGFKDGVLHNSIWLERAAGVYHRESRSGKYQLTYAEAKAVCEYEGGHLATYQQLEAARKIGFHVCAAGWMAKGRVGYPIVKAGANCGFGKTGIVDYGIRLNRSERWDAYCYNPNGKECGGVFTDSKHVFKSPGYPNEYENEQICYWHIRVKYGQRIHLQFLEFDVEDDTACMADFLEIYDSYDDINGFVGRFCGDELPDDIISTGNVMTLKFLTDSSVTAGGFQIRYVAVDMPSKSGDGKNTTSQGKANFLPGKFGIM, from the exons ATGATTgcactgattttcttctctgccctgctgtgggACAAGGCTCAAGCATGGGGATTCAAGGACGGAGTGCTACATAACTCTATCTGGCTAg AACGAGCAGCTGGAGTGTACCACCGGGAGTCACGCTCTGGCAAGTACCAGCTCACCTATGCAGAAGCAAAAGCTGTCTGCGAGTACGAAGGAGGACATCTGGCCACGTatcagcagctggaggcagcaagaaaaatag GTTTCCACgtgtgtgctgctggctggatgGCAAAGGGCAGGGTCGGTTATCCCATAGTGAAAGCTGGAGCCAACTGTGGCTTTGGAAAAACCGGCATCGTTGACTACGGGATTCGCCTCAACCGGAGCGAGAGATGGGATGCCTACTGCTACAACCCTAACG gaAAAGAATGTGGTGGAGTCTTCACAGattcaaaacatgtttttaagtCACCAGGCTACCCAAACGAGTATGAAAATGAGCAAATTTGTTATTGGCATATTAGAGTGAAGTATGGACAGCGGATTCATCTACAGTTTCTGGAGTTTGATGTTGAAGACGACACTGCTTGTATGGCAGATTTCTTGGAAATCTATGATAGCTATGACGATATCAATGGCTTTGTGGGCAG gttttgtgGAGATGAGTTGCCAGATGATATCATTAGCACAG GCAATGTGATGACTTTGAAGTTTCTGACAGACTCCTCAGTGACTGCTGGTGGTTTTCAAATTAGGTATGTTGCTGTAGACATGCCTTCAAAGTCAGGTGACGGAAAGAATACAACTTcccaaggaaaagcaaacttcTTACCTGGAAAGTTTGGTATCATGTAA
- the TNFAIP6 gene encoding tumor necrosis factor-inducible gene 6 protein isoform X1, whose amino-acid sequence MADGKGPQKIPRIYRQYTQQAKCRSPSGKEKRMLQSNTLSAASSIHRRHLHNSYPERAAGVYHRESRSGKYQLTYAEAKAVCEYEGGHLATYQQLEAARKIGFHVCAAGWMAKGRVGYPIVKAGANCGFGKTGIVDYGIRLNRSERWDAYCYNPNGKECGGVFTDSKHVFKSPGYPNEYENEQICYWHIRVKYGQRIHLQFLEFDVEDDTACMADFLEIYDSYDDINGFVGRFCGDELPDDIISTGNVMTLKFLTDSSVTAGGFQIRYVAVDMPSKSGDGKNTTSQGKANFLPGKFGIM is encoded by the exons ATGGCAGACGGAAAAG GTCCCCAGAAGATACCACGAATATACAGGCAATACACACAGCAAGCAAAGTGCCGGTCTCCTTCAGGTAAGGAGAAACGGATGCTCCAGAGCAACACACTCAGCGCTGCCTCCTCCATTCACCGCCGCCATCTTCACAATTCATACCCAG AACGAGCAGCTGGAGTGTACCACCGGGAGTCACGCTCTGGCAAGTACCAGCTCACCTATGCAGAAGCAAAAGCTGTCTGCGAGTACGAAGGAGGACATCTGGCCACGTatcagcagctggaggcagcaagaaaaatag GTTTCCACgtgtgtgctgctggctggatgGCAAAGGGCAGGGTCGGTTATCCCATAGTGAAAGCTGGAGCCAACTGTGGCTTTGGAAAAACCGGCATCGTTGACTACGGGATTCGCCTCAACCGGAGCGAGAGATGGGATGCCTACTGCTACAACCCTAACG gaAAAGAATGTGGTGGAGTCTTCACAGattcaaaacatgtttttaagtCACCAGGCTACCCAAACGAGTATGAAAATGAGCAAATTTGTTATTGGCATATTAGAGTGAAGTATGGACAGCGGATTCATCTACAGTTTCTGGAGTTTGATGTTGAAGACGACACTGCTTGTATGGCAGATTTCTTGGAAATCTATGATAGCTATGACGATATCAATGGCTTTGTGGGCAG gttttgtgGAGATGAGTTGCCAGATGATATCATTAGCACAG GCAATGTGATGACTTTGAAGTTTCTGACAGACTCCTCAGTGACTGCTGGTGGTTTTCAAATTAGGTATGTTGCTGTAGACATGCCTTCAAAGTCAGGTGACGGAAAGAATACAACTTcccaaggaaaagcaaacttcTTACCTGGAAAGTTTGGTATCATGTAA